The following coding sequences are from one Pelmatolapia mariae isolate MD_Pm_ZW linkage group LG4, Pm_UMD_F_2, whole genome shotgun sequence window:
- the rdm1 gene encoding RAD52 motif-containing protein 1 codes for MEAEVVDFRVPVESNKTVLVWDIPPTHGEAHIHARLYAVFSSFGPVYLLKVSPNAPLHPPGFYALIKFFSAAHAAAAQRVTDGHLLLDDSPLKVKLSSKQTPHFLSGSSRLLSHAHCLELANHVLGFNGWTSDIITLKKLTNEEGGEEEEGGGAGQRRLKFGCVLQLRFPHHGQTSRGAAVLDDCFTFTGPDVFLQRCCRLQRLVREKALVQAFSSVLLILLGNGKVMVEVKQTPDQFLADDTEGVLQVNEFSWTEGPTDEEEADDAEWALTVS; via the exons ATGGAGGCGGAGGTCGTGGACTTCCGGGTTCCCGTGGAGAGCAATAAGACGGTGCTGGTGTGGGACATCCCGCCGACCCACGGCGAGGCGCACATCCAC gccCGGCTGTATGCTGTCTTCTCGTCCTTCGGTCCTGTGTACCTGTTGAAGGTGAGCCCTAACGCTCCGCTCCACCCTCCTGGTTTTTACGCCCTCATCAAGTTCTTCTCTGCGGCTCACGCCGCTGCAGCTCAGCGCGTCACAGACGGACACCTGCTGCTTGACGACTCGCCGCTGAAG GTGAAGCTGAGCTCCAAGCAGACGCCTCACTTCCTGTCTGGCAGCAGCAGACTTCTGAGCCACGCCCACTGTCTGGAACTGGCCAATCACGTCCTGGGATTCAACGGCTggacctctgacatcatcaca CTGAAGAAGCTCACCAACGAAGAAGGcggcgaggaggaggaggggggaggggccgGGCAGAGGAGGCTGAAGTTCGGCTGCGTGCTGCAGCTCCGCTTCCCTCATCACGGACAGACGAGCAGAGGAGCTGCGGTGCTGGATGACTGCTTCACCTTCACAG GTCCAGATGTATTCCTGCAGAGGTGCTGCAGGCTGCAGAGGTTGGTCAGAGAGAAGGCTCTGGTTCAGGCCTTCAGCTCCGTGCTGCTCATACTTCTAG gTAATGGGAAAGTGATGGTGGAGGTGAAACAGACCCCTGATCAGTTTTTAGCTGATGACACTGAAGGAGTCCTGCAG gtgaACGAGTTTTCCTGGACAGAGGGTCCTACTGATGAAGAGGAGGCTGACGATGCAGAGTGGGCTCTGACTGTGTCGTAG